One Enterobacter asburiae genomic window, GGTGAGCAACATGTACACGCTTCAGCACTCGCTCCAGTGGCAGGCCTGGCATGACCCGCTTACCCGGCTGAATAACCGCGGCGCGCTGTTCGACCGCGCAAAATTGCTGGCGGAAACCTGTCGCCAGCAGTCGCTGCCGTTCTCGGTGATTCAGATCGATCTCGACCATTTTAAAAACATCAACGACCGTTTCGGCCATCAGGCCGGTGATAAAGTCCTCTCCCACACGGCAGGGCTGATTGCCAGCGCGCTACGCAAGAATGACGTGGCAGGGCGCGTAGGCGGGGAAGAGTTTTGCGTTGTCCTGCCGGGGATTGGTCTGGAGGAGGCGAGAAGCGTCGCGGATCGCATTCGCTGCCGGATCGACAGCAAGGAGATCCTGGTGAAGAAGAGCACGACTCTGCGCATCAGCGCGTCGCTGGGGGTCAGCAGCGCGGATGAAGCGGGTAACTACGAGTTTGAACAGCTGCAGTCCGTGGCGGACGCCCGGCTGTACCAGGCCAAACAGTGCGGCCGTAACCGGGTCGTCTGGCGGGATTAGGACAGGAAGTGATCCAGCCCCTCCTGCCAGCCCGCGGGGCCGGGCTGCCGGGTGTGATAAACCCGGGCGGGGGTATCATCCCGTAGCGTGATGCCCTGGCGGTTAATGCCCTTAATCACTACCGCGAAGTCAACGCTGTCGAGCAGCGGCGCATCGTTAGGGCCGTCGCCGAGCCCCAGCGTGGTGGGTTCGATCTCTTCCTGCTCGCGGTACTGCGCAATCAGCCAGTTAACCGCAACGTCCTTGCCGCAGCGGGCGTCCAGAATGTGCCAGAAGCGCGCCCCCTGCAGACACTTCAGGCCACTGCGCGCCAGCAGCTCTTCAAACTGGACCATTTTCTCGTCGGTATCGCGCCAGATGAGCGTGACGGACGCTTCATGCTTGCGGGCAAGCGCCGAACGGTAGCGCGTTAGTCCGGTCCACTCGCTGATGACATGCTCATCCACGTCGTCAAAGGTGGTGAATTTAAAGCCCGTCTGCAGGCGAATTTGCTCGATCCGCGGGCGAATATCCCGGTGCGTCATTCCCCTGATCTGGCGCTGAACCTTCTCCCAACGCACGTCGGGCTGAATTACCGCGCCGTTCTCGGCAATAAAAGGCAAGCCTTCCAGCCCCAGATCCTGCTGGATATCCAGCATCTCTGCTGCGGTCTTGCTGCTGCAGAGAATGACCGGGATCTGGTTATCCAGCAGCCTGTCCAGCCAGGGCATGGCGGGTTGCCACTCATAGGTATGAATATCCAGCAGCGAGCCGTCCAGGTCCGAAAAAATCAGCAATGTGTCCCGCAGTGAAGGCATAGTGACTCCTGGTAACGGCTTCGTCTCTTTCTAAGAAAAATCCTAAAAAATAGCCGAATTGTTAACAGGAGAAATGAGAGTATTCCCTGGCAAACCCGCATTCGGCGTGTGTTAATGCTCATAACAAAAAGCATTATGTTAAAAATATTATATTCATCATAAGAATATATGCTTGTCAGACAAATTCGTTGGGGATAGTGTGGCATGTACATCAGATTTCCTGGTGTAACGAATTTTCAAGTGCTTCTTGCATAAGCAAGTTTTGATCCCGGTCATCCCCATGACCGGGATTTTTTTCGCCCTACCGATTGGCTTCAGACACGCTAAAGTCGTGAATATCAAGCTCGAAGGCCTCGGCCAGCTCACGATAGGTGTGATAATCCCTTCCGTTGACAATGACGCGGTCCGAATTGTCGTCCGTCCGACGGACTTCCGACTCACTGATCTCATTGATGGCGGCCAGCAGGGCATCGACATCCACCTCAACCTCGCGCTTGATGGTGTCGCTGTACTCTTTATCGGTCTTCATTACGGGGTTCCTCATTCAACCGTGTCCAACGGTAAGTATAGACTGTGCATAAAAACGCCATTCACACCGGGCGGCGATGTGCGTTTTTGCGTTTTGTTCTACACTGGCTCAAAACCAGAGGAGGAATGTATGAAGGTCAACGATCGGGTAACGGTTAAAACGGACGGTGGGCCGCGCCGCCCGGGTGTGGTGCTGGCAATTGAAGAGTTTAGCGAAGGCACAATGTATCTGGTATCACTCGAAGACTACCCGCTCGGCATCTGGTTTTTTAACGAACTGGGGCATCCGGACGGCATTTTTGTAGAGAAAGCAGATTAGCACGGCGTCGGGTAGCACAGCGTGTGCCCGACAACCTCACAGAAGCAAAAATCTCTGGCCAGGCCAGAGATCAAAGGTAGGGTGCACAGGGTCTTAAGGGACTAACGCATGTTGACGAAAATCCCGTTCGTCACATTATCGGTCAGGCGTACCACGTGGTAGATCACTTGCTTATTATGCGTTTTAATTTTCCTTTTAATATTTCCTTTGTGTGACGAAACGGTTTTCGCTTTAATATTCATCTGGTCCGAGATCTGAATAGTTCCTTGTCCCGCCATCCACATTCGCAGCATACTTGATTCAGTCCTGCTTAATGATAGGGTGGGTAAGTTAACCGCTCCTACATTCTTAACTTCTTTATTCAAATAATCACCCAGAATGTCATCCAGCGACTCGGGTTTAATCGATTTAGAACTAATCAATAAATTTTTACGGACCAACAAATACTCATCGAAATGGATATTCGCGATCGCCATAAAAACAATAAACAGGGTTTTTGGATGCTGATTAATGATTTGCTTAATGTGCTGACTGTTGGCTGGATCGTGAATGAAACAGTCCTCATTAATAAACACCACGCCTGGTTTTAGTTCGTCACAAGCGGCTGCGAGTTCGTCAACGGTGTGTGCATCGTTGATGTCTCTCTTTCTTACCCCTCTGCTTGCCAGGTACCCGGTTAACCCTAGCCGGGTGTAGCTGCATAAATCCATAATGATCGTTGACATGGCATACCCTCACTCAATGCGTAACGATAATTCACCATCTGCCTGAGAGCTCAAAACAGCCATACGGGATGGAAAAAAATAATAAACCTGTGAGCATGACAAAGACTTTCAGGCGGACTCACTATCCCGTAAAGTTACGTATAATTTGCCAGGAATCTTCTTAAAGTAAAGTAAATATTAAGTATTGTGAGATGGTTAGAAACA contains:
- a CDS encoding mannosyl-3-phosphoglycerate phosphatase-related protein, with product MPSLRDTLLIFSDLDGSLLDIHTYEWQPAMPWLDRLLDNQIPVILCSSKTAAEMLDIQQDLGLEGLPFIAENGAVIQPDVRWEKVQRQIRGMTHRDIRPRIEQIRLQTGFKFTTFDDVDEHVISEWTGLTRYRSALARKHEASVTLIWRDTDEKMVQFEELLARSGLKCLQGARFWHILDARCGKDVAVNWLIAQYREQEEIEPTTLGLGDGPNDAPLLDSVDFAVVIKGINRQGITLRDDTPARVYHTRQPGPAGWQEGLDHFLS
- the yodD gene encoding YodD family peroxide/acid resistance protein, which translates into the protein MKTDKEYSDTIKREVEVDVDALLAAINEISESEVRRTDDNSDRVIVNGRDYHTYRELAEAFELDIHDFSVSEANR
- the dsrB gene encoding protein DsrB; this encodes MKVNDRVTVKTDGGPRRPGVVLAIEEFSEGTMYLVSLEDYPLGIWFFNELGHPDGIFVEKAD
- the rcsA gene encoding transcriptional regulator RcsA codes for the protein MSTIIMDLCSYTRLGLTGYLASRGVRKRDINDAHTVDELAAACDELKPGVVFINEDCFIHDPANSQHIKQIINQHPKTLFIVFMAIANIHFDEYLLVRKNLLISSKSIKPESLDDILGDYLNKEVKNVGAVNLPTLSLSRTESSMLRMWMAGQGTIQISDQMNIKAKTVSSHKGNIKRKIKTHNKQVIYHVVRLTDNVTNGIFVNMR